The Triplophysa rosa linkage group LG15, Trosa_1v2, whole genome shotgun sequence genome has a segment encoding these proteins:
- the rnf8 gene encoding E3 ubiquitin-protein ligase rnf8 isoform X1 gives MMEQTEEAPSLINTEEESCGKDKVWCLQRVGRDCDWLLLHEDSEVSVGRGLNVSHQILSACCPLMISRNHCMFKQNDDRQWTVTDNKSLNGVWVNGTRIAPGQPFLLRQGDSVRLGVPLDGNPVEFDYHLVQRPFSEVKPFLSGNPSKESSSTPSGLKLKISKRKFDGDESESCPTQHSKSKLYRCSWPDKSRAQPCPSVERRDTEKCSSRISNEDRSRDKAGSSQGCKESSQQLASVHQYKKNLMALKGRVGETQKRAAELESQQRETPGREREMQELQGQLEMLRGQLKAQQEQALKRMERLEKSFCEEERRLEFEKAQQNEEGLKKQLEEALNEHRNVIDELKHAREGFKEVLQAKDKELEVTKEEKEKAKAQKDEVVTQMTEVLESELQCSICSELFIESVTLNCAHSFCQHCIREWRKRKDKCPMCWQNITSQTRSLVLDNCIDRMVENLSADMRERRLTLISERKGPTPSVSPAVVVIHDDSSSDASILSDGSMLGTPSESDSSLVRYHSDEDSSWTEEEDEDYV, from the exons ATGATGGAGCAGACCGAAGAGGCTCCTTCCTTAATAAACACAGAGGAAGAGAGCTGCGGGAAAGACAAAGTGTGGTGTTTGCAGCGCGTGGGGAGAGATTGTGACTGGCTGCTTTTGCACGAGGACTCGGAG GTGTCTGTTGGTCGTGGATTAAATGTGAGCCATCAGATTCTGTCAGCATGCTGTCCTCTCATGATCTCCAGGAATCACTGTATGTTTAAACAGAATGACGACAGACAGTGGACAGTGACGGATAATAAG AGTCTGAATGGTGTGTGGGTAAATGGAACTCGCATTGCTCCGGGACAGCCCTTTTTACTCCGGCAGGGTGATTCGGTGAGACTCGGGGTCCCTCTGGATGGCAACCCTGTAGAGTTCGATTACCATCTTGTCCAGCGCCCTTTCAGTGAAGTAAAGCCGTTCCTGTCTGGAAATCCCTCCAAAGAATCCAGTTCTACCCCCTCAGGCCTGAAACTCAAAATCTCGAAGCGGAAGTTTGACGGAGACGAGTCGGAATCTTGCCCCACGCAGCATTCCAAATCCAAGCTGTACCGGTGCTCTTGGCCGGATAAGTCGCGTGCCCAGCCCTGTCCGTCTGTGGAACGTAGAGACACTGAGAAATGCTCCTCTAGGATTTCAAATGAAGACCGATCCCGTGATAAAGCTGGAAGTTCTCAAGGATGCAAGGAAAGCAGTCAGCAGCTGGCTTCTGTACATCAGTACAAGAAGAACCTCATGGCGCTGAAGGGCCGTGTGGGGGAAACGCAGAAGCGCGCGGCTGAGCTGGAGAGCCAGCAGCGGGAGACACCGGGACGAGAGCGGGAGATGCAGGAATTGCAGGGGCAGCTGGAGATGTTGCGGGGTCAGCTGAAAGCCCAGCAAGAGCAAGCGCTTAAACGCATGGAGCGCTTGGAGAAATCTTTCTGTGAGGAGGAGCGACGTCTGGAG TTTGAGAAAGCACAACAGAATGAGGAGGGCTTGAAAAAACAACTCGAAGAAGCTTTGAATGAG CACCGGAATGTTATAGATGAGCTCAAACACGCTCGAGAAGGATTCAAAGAGGTTCTGCAGGCTAAAGACAAAGAGCTGGAAGTAACAAAA GAGGAGAAAGAGAAGGCCAAAGCCCAGAAGGATGAAGTGGtcacacagatgacagaagTGCTGGAGAGTGAACTACAGTGCAGTATCTGTTCAGAGCTCTTCATTGAG TCCGTGACGCTGAACTGCGCCCACAGCTTCTGTCAGCACTGCATCCGAGAGTGGAGAAAGCGCAAGGACAAATGTCCCATGTGCTGGCAGAACATCACGTCTCAGACCCGCTCGCTGGTTCTGGACAACTGCATCGACCGCATGGTGGAGAACCTGAGCGCGGACATGAGGGAGAGACGCCTGACGTTGATCAGCGAGAGGAAAG GTCCAACGCCAAGCGTGTCTCCCGCCGTGGTCGTGATCCACGACGACAGCAGCAGTGATGCATCCATACTGAGCGACGGCTCCATGCTCGGAACCCCCTCGGAGTCGGACTCCTCACTGGTGCGTTACCATAGTGATGAAGACTCGTCCTGgactgaggaggaggatgaagatTATGTTTGA
- the LOC130565734 gene encoding alpha-1,6-mannosyl-glycoprotein 2-beta-N-acetylglucosaminyltransferase: MRFRLLKKNFIAVVALLAVLLTLFYIMLGTKVVGSEEGVTQTAKFDYGTIISMRTSVYDSNFKQLIQNGERFPSEPEMVIAVQVHNRPAYLQMLIRSLENVKGIEKALVIFSHDYFSEEITQMVKEIAFCKVLQIFFPYSTQLYPAEFPGQDPRDCPRDMPKADALRAGCSNAEHPDSYGHYREASITQTKHHWWWKLHFVFERVKVLRGYKRFVVFVEEDNYLLPDFHHFFHAMVELRKIDCADCDVLALGNHKGTSDFSELSSKTETAGWMSTKHNMGTGISRELYYKLMGCNNEFCTYDDYNWDWTLQNLSGTCISKPLKVLVALGSRVLHTGDCGLHQKDECRPEVAQQRVDEALRQTESALFVSQLAIKAQSPAEHQPHMKNGGWGDVRDHALCVNYAARL; this comes from the coding sequence ATGAGATTCCGACTGTTGAAAAAGAACTTTATTGCGGTCGTCGCCCTCCTCGCCGTCTTGTTAACGTTGTTTTACATCATGCTCGGGACTAAAGTTGTCGGGAGTGAGGAGGGGGTCACGCAGACGGCCAAGTTCGACTACGGCACCATCATTAGTATGCGCACTTCAGTGTATGACAGCAACTTCAAACAGTTGATTCAGAACGGAGAGCGCTTCCCGTCGGAGCCGGAGATGGTCATCGCGGTACAGGTGCACAACAGACCGGCGTACCTTCAAATGCTCATCCGCTCTCTGGAAAACGTGAAAGGCATCGAAAAAGCGCTCGTCATATTCAGTCACGATTACTTTTCCGAGGAGATTACGCAGATGGTGAAGGAAATCGCCTTCTGCAAAGTTCTGCAGATCTTTTTCCCCTACAGCACGCAGCTGTATCCCGCCGAATTCCCGGGACAGGACCCTCGAGATTGTCCGAGGGACATGCCTAAAGCGGACGCGCTCCGTGCGGGCTGCTCAAACGCGGAGCACCCGGACTCGTACGGACACTACAGGGAAGCGTCCATCACGCAGACCAAACATCACTGGTGGTGGAAGCTGCATTTCGTGTTCGAGCGGGTGAAGGTTCTTCGGGGCTACAAAAGATTCGTGGTGTTCGTCGAGGAGGACAACTACCTTCTCCCTGACTTTCATCACTTCTTCCACGCTATGGTGGAACTCAGGAAAATCGACTGCGCGGACTGCGACGTCCTCGCGCTGGGCAATCACAAAGGCACGTCAGACTTTAGCGAGCTTTCCTCCAAAACGGAGACGGCGGGCTGGATGTCGACCAAGCACAACATGGGAACGGGCATCTCCAGAGAGCTCTACTACAAGCTGATGGGATGCAACAATGAGTTCTGCACCTACGACGATTACAACTGGGACTGGACGCTGCAGAATCTGTCTGGCACGTGCATCTCCAAGCCTCTCAAGGTTCTGGTGGCTCTTGGGAGTCGGGTCCTTCACACGGGAGATTGCGGCCTGCATCAGAAAGACGAGTGCCGGCCCGAGGTGGCTCAGCAGAGGGTGGACGAAGCCCTCCGACAAACCGAATCCGCGCTTTTTGTTTCACAGCTCGCCATCAAGGCTCAATCGCCGGCCGAACATCAACCTCACATGAAGAACGGAGGCTGGGGGGACGTGCGTGACCACGCGCTTTGCGTCAATTACGCTGCTCGACTGTGA
- the rnf8 gene encoding E3 ubiquitin-protein ligase rnf8 isoform X2, whose protein sequence is MMEQTEEAPSLINTEEESCGKDKVWCLQRVGRDCDWLLLHEDSEVSVGRGLNVSHQILSACCPLMISRNHCMFKQNDDRQWTVTDNKSLNGVWVNGTRIAPGQPFLLRQGDSVRLGVPLDGNPVEFDYHLVQRPFSEVKPFLSGNPSKESSSTPSGLKLKISKRKFDGDESESCPTQHSKSKLYRCSWPDKSRAQPCPSVERRDTEKCSSRISNEDRSRDKAGSSQGCKESSQQLASVHQYKKNLMALKGRVGETQKRAAELESQQRETPGREREMQELQGQLEMLRGQLKAQQEQALKRMERLEKSFCEEERRLEFEKAQQNEEGLKKQLEEALNEHRNVIDELKHAREGFKEVLQAKDKELEVTKEEKEKAKAQKDEVVTQMTEVLESELQCSICSELFIESVTLNCAHSFCQHCIREWRKRKDKCPMCWQNITSQTRSLVLDNCIDRMVENLSADMRERRLTLISERKGERSNAKRVSRRGRDPRRQQQ, encoded by the exons ATGATGGAGCAGACCGAAGAGGCTCCTTCCTTAATAAACACAGAGGAAGAGAGCTGCGGGAAAGACAAAGTGTGGTGTTTGCAGCGCGTGGGGAGAGATTGTGACTGGCTGCTTTTGCACGAGGACTCGGAG GTGTCTGTTGGTCGTGGATTAAATGTGAGCCATCAGATTCTGTCAGCATGCTGTCCTCTCATGATCTCCAGGAATCACTGTATGTTTAAACAGAATGACGACAGACAGTGGACAGTGACGGATAATAAG AGTCTGAATGGTGTGTGGGTAAATGGAACTCGCATTGCTCCGGGACAGCCCTTTTTACTCCGGCAGGGTGATTCGGTGAGACTCGGGGTCCCTCTGGATGGCAACCCTGTAGAGTTCGATTACCATCTTGTCCAGCGCCCTTTCAGTGAAGTAAAGCCGTTCCTGTCTGGAAATCCCTCCAAAGAATCCAGTTCTACCCCCTCAGGCCTGAAACTCAAAATCTCGAAGCGGAAGTTTGACGGAGACGAGTCGGAATCTTGCCCCACGCAGCATTCCAAATCCAAGCTGTACCGGTGCTCTTGGCCGGATAAGTCGCGTGCCCAGCCCTGTCCGTCTGTGGAACGTAGAGACACTGAGAAATGCTCCTCTAGGATTTCAAATGAAGACCGATCCCGTGATAAAGCTGGAAGTTCTCAAGGATGCAAGGAAAGCAGTCAGCAGCTGGCTTCTGTACATCAGTACAAGAAGAACCTCATGGCGCTGAAGGGCCGTGTGGGGGAAACGCAGAAGCGCGCGGCTGAGCTGGAGAGCCAGCAGCGGGAGACACCGGGACGAGAGCGGGAGATGCAGGAATTGCAGGGGCAGCTGGAGATGTTGCGGGGTCAGCTGAAAGCCCAGCAAGAGCAAGCGCTTAAACGCATGGAGCGCTTGGAGAAATCTTTCTGTGAGGAGGAGCGACGTCTGGAG TTTGAGAAAGCACAACAGAATGAGGAGGGCTTGAAAAAACAACTCGAAGAAGCTTTGAATGAG CACCGGAATGTTATAGATGAGCTCAAACACGCTCGAGAAGGATTCAAAGAGGTTCTGCAGGCTAAAGACAAAGAGCTGGAAGTAACAAAA GAGGAGAAAGAGAAGGCCAAAGCCCAGAAGGATGAAGTGGtcacacagatgacagaagTGCTGGAGAGTGAACTACAGTGCAGTATCTGTTCAGAGCTCTTCATTGAG TCCGTGACGCTGAACTGCGCCCACAGCTTCTGTCAGCACTGCATCCGAGAGTGGAGAAAGCGCAAGGACAAATGTCCCATGTGCTGGCAGAACATCACGTCTCAGACCCGCTCGCTGGTTCTGGACAACTGCATCGACCGCATGGTGGAGAACCTGAGCGCGGACATGAGGGAGAGACGCCTGACGTTGATCAGCGAGAGGAAAGGTGAGAG GTCCAACGCCAAGCGTGTCTCCCGCCGTGGTCGTGATCCACGACGACAGCAGCAGTGA